The genomic stretch tgtGAATTCTGTATTTGATTAATATTTGTTTCCTGACTAACTAAATTCgatgatatattatttatacttgtaaattttgtatttttacctATTGCTTGTGGCGAAGATATGATCTGACCGCTTCCTAATTTAGTTACATTACGCGAATCCATATTTTTAGTATTCAATCTTACataattatttgtaatattttttacattaattaTGCTTTTACCTGTTGGTATTACAAATGTCTTGCAGTTACCTTTTACAATAGGAATTACCTGAATAGTACGAACCGAATTTTCTTGTGTAGTATCTTGTGTAAGATCTATTACATTTTTAGCAGTTAATGTCTTTAATGTATCTTCACTTTCATTAGATTCACCTACTTTCTCTTGTCCATCTTTCCACGTAATTGGAGGTTTAGCAAAAGAGCGTACTCGTAACAATGGcttttcttctgcttcttctgcttcttctgcTTTATCCTCTAGTGACTTGTCATCCATTGGATTTTCACTTATTATATTAGGATCATCCTCTACAAcacatatatgtaataaaatctaCATGTTTTTGTTCATTCTTCAATGATTAACTTTTTTTCATCACTAACCTTTTGTTCTGTCAATAAGAATTTTATTATCTGTTGTGGTTGAGAATGCTATATtagttgtaatatttaaatgcTTTGTCACATTAGGCGCTGATATTGTGTCATTTTGTATTATCGACTccgatttaaaattatttttataattagatgtATTCACAAAATCGTTAACTTTTCTTGATTTTAAATTGTCACCCTTATGATCTTTTAATCTATCATTGATTTCTTGTTGGTATATTTCTCCCATTTCTATATCGGAGTTAGCTTCTCCTGTATTAGATTTGGCTTctgtatttgttttatttttagatGTTTCACTTCTATCAATACTATTCTCATCTTCCGATGAACTACTTTTATCGTTATCTGTATCCAGATTTACATCAATGTCACTAATGCCATTATCGCCAGCctcatcattatcatcatcttcttcttcatcaTCATTATTTTCTATGCTATCATCATCATCTTCTTCATTCTCTGATCTTTTAGGATGAGTAATCTGATCTTTcatttcttcttgtttctttacaTATTCCTCAAATGTATCTGATAGTTTCTTCTCACCAATTCTCTTGTTCTGCATTAATTTTTCAGCTAATTCCATATCCTTTAATGCAGGATcatcttctttattttcaagaaataatgaaaatgtATCCCAATAATCATTGCGTCTACACCTTTGCAAATGTTCTCCTAAATCAATGAACGCCTTTTTTGctataaaaattaacaatacataaagattaaatttaattatttaaattatagtaATTACTAGTGAAATTATAATAACTTACCAATCTCACGCagttttttattattcaaaccTAAATTATTTGTATCATTACATCTTGTCACGCATTGTAAAATATCATTGTAATCTGGGAAAATTAGTGCTCTTGTAAAATCAccaatttttttcaatttgtttctttttgatATTTTAGAATTAATGAAACTTGTAATAGCATTATTTACAACAACAATACTAGTTGTACTGAAGTCTTTTGGTCTTAGATATTGCCGTTCTGCATCAATATTTTCTCCAGTATATTCACAGTACTTATTATACAGTTCCACCATTcgatgtttatatttttctaattttatataattactaTTTTCTTCATCATCAAAATCTACTTCTAAttcttcaaaatgttttatatacttttcacattttttcattgcatttaaaatttttctaattttcttttctgtagcaagttcttttttttgttcttcttcATTATCTGCGCTAGTCAACAACATTTCGTTATCATTAATTATACTATTACTAGTTTGTGTCATATTTGGACACATTCCAGTAGATGCATTGGAATTATTTAGTTTACAATCTCTATTTGTTTTGTTTACATCAGAAAAATAATCtctatttgataataatgtcgACTTTCCTTTACAGCagtttttcatttcattcattacTTCAGCTATATATATGTAAAGTTTACAATTACTCTCCATTATGTCATTTCTCTttcgatttaaaaaattattgaaagctTCAGAATGAGCATATACAGGATCCAACTGTTCATAacgtctttttaatttattaacaatCTTTTTCATATCATCAGAACGATCTTTCTGTAAACATAAACTAATAAACATAGAGAATATATCCTGTTCCATAGAAGAAATAGTTTTCTTCTCCTTTACAACCAACTGTGgtttcaataatattttattttcttctcttcctttttctgtttcttcctcctccttcACATTACATGCTTTAACATTAGGTTCTTGAGAATTAACTTGAGAATTTTTGTCAATACAAGAACTATCAACATTTTCTATTTCAGATGCTTTTCTTTTACGTCTTTTTACTGCTTCATTGTCACACAAGGAAGCTTCTACTCTTATAGTAGTTATTAAGAAGTTAGAATGGGAGTTATGATTATCTTTTACTAATTTGATAACTGACCTTTGTGTTTCATCAGTTTTATTCTGAAACAATAACATTTTGAACTCTAAATGTCTTTCAACATGTTCATAACTTATTAAGCATAGATACATCACATTAGAATTGCTAAGAATTTACAGTtcacataattatatatattttaatgtaacAAGATATACGAACCTGTCTTGCATCTTCATCATCATCTGATGAGATACAAATAATGTCATTCTCCTTACTAaccatatttattattttatgaaaaagttagattataatattacaatacatGACATCCATCGCTTATCTTGCTGACAAAAAACGATAATATAACGATTAATTCTATTACAATTGCGTCAAAAGCCTTTCATTGTGTATACATACTAGCGTTTGTTTAAAAGTATATACACGTTTCTATTTAGCCTGCTATAACATCACCTTATTTTTGTTTCCACTTTAACAGTATAGATAAATTTGATTAAGTAAAACTAAAAGTATGCAATTCAATATTGATTTAGATGTTTTCATTGAAATCTTTATCTTTAAAGGTTAACAGTTGAAGAAAAATTCGAAATTgtattcttaaaaataaataattcttatatactatatttacaacgttacaattaattattagcCTTTAGGGACTTTACTTCCTCACGTTACATACCACCTTAATCACGCAACTTTAAGTTTTATTGGAAAAACTTTGTCAAAACAGTCTATAGGAAAGAAAACTTAAGAAAAAATGGAATAACGCCATTCTTCCGCAATTTTGTAAACTATTGTcataaaggaaaaaataaacCAGTAGAAGATGATAATACCTGTTTTAGATAAATTTTATCCAAGAAAGCGACTACATAAAactttagaaaaaaataaaatagaatattagaataatttttattgacgTTAGGCGA from Bombus vancouverensis nearcticus chromosome 9, iyBomVanc1_principal, whole genome shotgun sequence encodes the following:
- the Daxx gene encoding daxx-like protein, yielding MVSKENDIICISSDDDEDARQNKTDETQRSVIKLVKDNHNSHSNFLITTIRVEASLCDNEAVKRRKRKASEIENVDSSCIDKNSQVNSQEPNVKACNVKEEEETEKGREENKILLKPQLVVKEKKTISSMEQDIFSMFISLCLQKDRSDDMKKIVNKLKRRYEQLDPVYAHSEAFNNFLNRKRNDIMESNCKLYIYIAEVMNEMKNCCKGKSTLLSNRDYFSDVNKTNRDCKLNNSNASTGMCPNMTQTSNSIINDNEMLLTSADNEEEQKKELATEKKIRKILNAMKKCEKYIKHFEELEVDFDDEENSNYIKLEKYKHRMVELYNKYCEYTGENIDAERQYLRPKDFSTTSIVVVNNAITSFINSKISKRNKLKKIGDFTRALIFPDYNDILQCVTRCNDTNNLGLNNKKLREIAKKAFIDLGEHLQRCRRNDYWDTFSLFLENKEDDPALKDMELAEKLMQNKRIGEKKLSDTFEEYVKKQEEMKDQITHPKRSENEEDDDDSIENNDDEEEDDDNDEAGDNGISDIDVNLDTDNDKSSSSEDENSIDRSETSKNKTNTEAKSNTGEANSDIEMGEIYQQEINDRLKDHKGDNLKSRKVNDFVNTSNYKNNFKSESIIQNDTISAPNVTKHLNITTNIAFSTTTDNKILIDRTKEDDPNIISENPMDDKSLEDKAEEAEEAEEKPLLRVRSFAKPPITWKDGQEKVGESNESEDTLKTLTAKNVIDLTQDTTQENSVRTIQVIPIVKGNCKTFVIPTGKSIINVKNITNNYVRLNTKNMDSRNVTKLGSGQIISSPQAIGKNTKFTSINNISSNLVSQETNINQIQNSQMKQKSTSSVLRSNQMIVLPMKQKENTLQRPKTFSSTSQSK